Proteins from a single region of Oryza brachyantha chromosome 6, ObraRS2, whole genome shotgun sequence:
- the LOC102699871 gene encoding formate dehydrogenase 1, mitochondrial, which produces MAMWRAAAGHLLGRALASRAAHTSAGSKKIVGVFYKAGEYADMNPNFVGCVEGALGIREWLESKGHRYIVTDDKEGLNCELEKHIEDMHVLITTPFHPAYVSAERIKKAKNLELLLTAGIGSDHIDLPAAAAAGLTVAEVTGSNTVSVAEDELMRILILLRNFLPGYQQVVQGEWNVAGIAYRAYDLEGKTVGTVGAGRIGRLLLQRLKPFNCNLLYHDRLKINPELEKEIGAKYEEDLDVMLPKCDVIVINTPLTEKTRGMFNKERIAKMKKGVIIVNNARGAIMDTQAVADACSSGHVAGYAGDVWFPQPAPKDHPWRYMPNHAMTPHISGTTIDAQLRYAAGVKDMLDRYFKGEDFPVQNYIVKEGQLASQYQ; this is translated from the exons ATGGCGAtgtggagggcggcggcgggccacCTGCTCGGCCGCGCGCTCGCCTCCCGGGCCGCGCAC ACATCAGCAGGCAGCAAGAAGATCGTGGGTGTGTTCTACAAGGCCGGCGAGTACGCCGACATGAACCCCAACTTCGTCGGCTGCGTCGAGGGCGCTCTCGGCATTCGCGAGTGGCTTGAGTCCAAGGGGCATCGCTACATTGTCACCGACGACAAGGAGGGCTTAAACTGCG AGCTGGAGAAGCACATCGAGGATATGCATGTCTTGATCACCACCCCTTTCCACCCAGCCTATGTTAGTGCAGAAAGGATCAAGAAGGCAAAGAACCTTGAGCTGCTTCTCACAGCTGGGATTGGGTCAGATCATATTGATCTaccagcagctgctgcagcggGTTTAACTGTGGCTGAGGTTACCGGAAGCAACACTGTATCAGTGGCAGAAGATGAACTCATGCGCATTTTGATTCTGCTCAGGAACTTCTTGCCTGGGTATCAGCAGGTCGTTCAAGGTGAATGGAATGTTGCAGGCATTGCCTATAGAGCGTATGATCTTGAAGGAAAAACTGTGGGGACTGTTGGGGCTGGTCGTATTGGCAGGCTCTTACTTCAGCGTCTTAAGCCCTTTAACTGCAACCTGCTGTACCATGACAGACTTAAGATTAACCCAGAACTTGAGAAAGAAATTGGGGCCAAATATGAAGAGGATCTTGATGTTATGCTTCCAAAGTGTGATGTTATCGTTATCAATACACCTCTTACAGAGAAAACAAG AGGCATGTTTAACAAAGAAAGAATTGCAAAGATGAAGAAAGGTGTAATCATTGTGAATAATGCTCGAGGAGCAATCATGGATACCCAGGCGGTTGCAGACGCTTGCTCTAGTGGTCATGTTGCAG GATATGCTGGTGATGTCTGGTTCCCCCAACCAGCACCAAAGGATCACCCATGGCGATACATGCCTAATCATGCTATGACCCCTCACATCTCTGGGACTACAATTGATGCACAG CTGAGATATGCAGCGGGAGTGAAGGACATGCTGGACAGGTACTTCAAAGGGGAAGACTTCCCGGTTCAGAACTACATCGTCAAGGAAGGTCAGCTCGCTAGCCAGTACCAGTAA
- the LOC102699413 gene encoding serine/threonine-protein kinase fray2 isoform X2: MAHARRFPTDPKEYKLCEEVGDGVSATVYKALCIPLNTEVAIKVLDLEKCNNDLDGIRREVQTMSLIDHPNLLRAYCSFTNGHQLWVVMPYMAAGSALHIMKTSFPDGFEEPVIATLLREVLKALVYLHSQGHIHRDVKAGNILIDTNGAVKLGDFGVSACMFDTGNRQRARNTFVGTPCWMAPEVMQQLHGYDYKADIWSFGITALELAHGHAPFSKYPPMKVLLMTLQNAPPGLDYERDKRFSKSFKDLVATCLVKDPRKRPSSEKLLKHSFFKHARTTEFLARSILDGLPPLGERFRELKGKEADLLLSNKLGSESKEQLSQKEYIRGISGWNFNLEDLKNAAALIDSTNGTCHLDGVNSKVKDGLQEANEPENIYQGQANQVASARHEDEIQEVEDLDGALASSFPSRPLEALKSCFDVCGDDDPCPTATDSREQPSRESASQIDHHRSANCNGEILERSASVPSNLVNRGSHKFLSGSLIPEHVLSPYRNDPARNRSGPLSRQMKDSRSHLPVEPEEQPEGKVIQRRGRFQVTSDSIAQKVASSASSSRCSNLPIGVTRPSFHPSTILPTLEFLIQQSTMQKEVLSRLISSIEEISAAADAGTTGSSQSSGAHFREKELQSYIANLQQSVTELAEEVQRLKLKNSKLEEQINAVPKKDEKLRTEDTRQQ; the protein is encoded by the exons ATGGCGCATGCAAGGAGATTTCCAACAGATCCCAAAGAATATAAATTATGTGAGGAAGTTGGAGATGGTGTTAGTGCCACGGTGTACAAAGCTCTTTGTATCCCACTTAATACTGAAGTTGCTATTAAAGTTCTTGACCTTGAGAAGTGCAATAATGACCTG GATGGAATAAGACGAGAAGTACAAACCATGAGCTTGATTGATCATCCAAATCTTCTTCGAGCATATTGCTCGTTTACAAATGGTCATCAGCTTTGGGTTGTTATGCCTTACATGGCTGCTGGATCAGCTCTACACATTATGAAAACTTCTTTTCCAGATGGGTTTGAGGAGCCAGTCATTGCAACTCTTTTGAGGGAAGTTCTTAAAGCTCTTGTGTACCTACACTCCCAAGGGCATATTCACAGAGATGTAAAG GCTGGAAATATCCTAATAGATACAAATGGAGCTGTTAAGCTAGGAGACTTTGGAGTATCAGCCTGCATGTTTGATACTGGGAATAGGCAAAGAGCACGAAACACTTTTGTAGGAACCCCATGCTG GATGGCTCCTGAAGTCATGCAACAACTGCATGGTTATGATTACAA AGCTGACATTTGGTCATTTGGGATAACGGCATTGGAACTAGCACATGGTCATGCTCCATTCTCAAAGTACCCTCCAATGAAG GTGTTGCTTATGACCTTGCAAAATGCACCACCAGGTCTAGACTACGAGAGGGACAAGCGATTTTCAAAG TCTTTCAAGGACTTGGTTGCAACATGCTTAGTCAAAGATCCACGCAAGCGTCCCTCTTCAGAAAAGCTCTTGAAGCATTCTTTTTTTAAGCATGCACGTACAACTGAATTTCTTGCCCGGAGTATTCTTGATGGCCTCCCCCCACTGGGTGAACGCTTTAGGGAATTGAAG GGAAAAGAGGCTGACTTGCTTCTTAGTAATAAGCTTGGTTCAGAGAGCAAGGAGCAGCTATCACAG AAAGAGTACATACGAGGCATCAGTGGTTGGAACTTCAATCTGGAGGACCTGAAAAATGCAGCTGCTCTT ATAGACAGTACAAACGGAACGTGCCATTTAGATGGTGTCAACAGCAAAGTTAAGGATGGTTTACAAGAAGCTAATGAGCCAGAAAATATTTACCAGGGACAGGCTAACCAGGTTGCTTCTGCAAGGCATGAG GACGAGATACAAGAGGTCGAAGATTTGGATGGTGCTCTTGCTTCCTCTTTCCCAAGCCGCCCCCTCGAAGCATTAAA ATCTTGCTTTGATGTTTGTGGGGATGATGATCCCTGCCCTACTGCTACTGATTCAAGGGAGCAACCAAGTAGGGAATCTGCATCACAAATAGATCATCATAGAAGTGCCAACTGTAATGGTGAAATTTTGGAAAGAAGTGCTTCTGTACCCTCAAACTTGGTCAATAGAGGGTCCCACAAGTTCTTAAGTGGTTCCCTGATACCTGAACATGTTCTTTCTCCTTACAGGAATGACCCAGCAAG GAACCGTAGTGGGCCCCTATCCCGCCAAATGAAAGATTCACGATCACATCTGCCTG TTGAACCTGAGGAGCAACCTGAAGGAAAAGTTATCCAGCGAAGGGGGCGTTTTCAGGTTACATCAGATAGTATTGCTCAAAAG GTAGCTTCatcagcaagcagcagcaggtgcTCAAATTTACCAATCGGAGTAACACGACCATCTTTTCATCCATCAACAATTCTTCCAACACTAGAATTCTTGATACAGCAAAGTACCATGCAAAAG GAAGTGCTAAGTAGACTGATTTCTTCAATTGAGGAAATATCTG ctgctgctgatgccGGTACAACTGGTTCGTCTCAG TCATCTGGAGCGCATTTCAGAGAGAAGGAACTGCAATCGTACATCGCCAACTTGCAGCAAag TGTCACCGAACTTGCTGAGGAAGTCCAAAGattaaagctaaaaaattcTAAG CTGGAGGAGCAGATAAATGCAGTCCccaaaaaagatgaaaagttGCGAACAGAGGATACCCGACAACAATGA
- the LOC102699413 gene encoding serine/threonine-protein kinase fray2 isoform X1, whose product MAHARRFPTDPKEYKLCEEVGDGVSATVYKALCIPLNTEVAIKVLDLEKCNNDLDGIRREVQTMSLIDHPNLLRAYCSFTNGHQLWVVMPYMAAGSALHIMKTSFPDGFEEPVIATLLREVLKALVYLHSQGHIHRDVKAGNILIDTNGAVKLGDFGVSACMFDTGNRQRARNTFVGTPCWMAPEVMQQLHGYDYKADIWSFGITALELAHGHAPFSKYPPMKVLLMTLQNAPPGLDYERDKRFSKSFKDLVATCLVKDPRKRPSSEKLLKHSFFKHARTTEFLARSILDGLPPLGERFRELKGKEADLLLSNKLGSESKEQLSQKEYIRGISGWNFNLEDLKNAAALIDSTNGTCHLDGVNSKVKDGLQEANEPENIYQGQANQVASARHEDEIQEVEDLDGALASSFPSRPLEALKSCFDVCGDDDPCPTATDSREQPSRESASQIDHHRSANCNGEILERSASVPSNLVNRGSHKFLSGSLIPEHVLSPYRNDPARNECHQKNTCNRNRSGPLSRQMKDSRSHLPVEPEEQPEGKVIQRRGRFQVTSDSIAQKVASSASSSRCSNLPIGVTRPSFHPSTILPTLEFLIQQSTMQKEVLSRLISSIEEISAAADAGTTGSSQSSGAHFREKELQSYIANLQQSVTELAEEVQRLKLKNSKLEEQINAVPKKDEKLRTEDTRQQ is encoded by the exons ATGGCGCATGCAAGGAGATTTCCAACAGATCCCAAAGAATATAAATTATGTGAGGAAGTTGGAGATGGTGTTAGTGCCACGGTGTACAAAGCTCTTTGTATCCCACTTAATACTGAAGTTGCTATTAAAGTTCTTGACCTTGAGAAGTGCAATAATGACCTG GATGGAATAAGACGAGAAGTACAAACCATGAGCTTGATTGATCATCCAAATCTTCTTCGAGCATATTGCTCGTTTACAAATGGTCATCAGCTTTGGGTTGTTATGCCTTACATGGCTGCTGGATCAGCTCTACACATTATGAAAACTTCTTTTCCAGATGGGTTTGAGGAGCCAGTCATTGCAACTCTTTTGAGGGAAGTTCTTAAAGCTCTTGTGTACCTACACTCCCAAGGGCATATTCACAGAGATGTAAAG GCTGGAAATATCCTAATAGATACAAATGGAGCTGTTAAGCTAGGAGACTTTGGAGTATCAGCCTGCATGTTTGATACTGGGAATAGGCAAAGAGCACGAAACACTTTTGTAGGAACCCCATGCTG GATGGCTCCTGAAGTCATGCAACAACTGCATGGTTATGATTACAA AGCTGACATTTGGTCATTTGGGATAACGGCATTGGAACTAGCACATGGTCATGCTCCATTCTCAAAGTACCCTCCAATGAAG GTGTTGCTTATGACCTTGCAAAATGCACCACCAGGTCTAGACTACGAGAGGGACAAGCGATTTTCAAAG TCTTTCAAGGACTTGGTTGCAACATGCTTAGTCAAAGATCCACGCAAGCGTCCCTCTTCAGAAAAGCTCTTGAAGCATTCTTTTTTTAAGCATGCACGTACAACTGAATTTCTTGCCCGGAGTATTCTTGATGGCCTCCCCCCACTGGGTGAACGCTTTAGGGAATTGAAG GGAAAAGAGGCTGACTTGCTTCTTAGTAATAAGCTTGGTTCAGAGAGCAAGGAGCAGCTATCACAG AAAGAGTACATACGAGGCATCAGTGGTTGGAACTTCAATCTGGAGGACCTGAAAAATGCAGCTGCTCTT ATAGACAGTACAAACGGAACGTGCCATTTAGATGGTGTCAACAGCAAAGTTAAGGATGGTTTACAAGAAGCTAATGAGCCAGAAAATATTTACCAGGGACAGGCTAACCAGGTTGCTTCTGCAAGGCATGAG GACGAGATACAAGAGGTCGAAGATTTGGATGGTGCTCTTGCTTCCTCTTTCCCAAGCCGCCCCCTCGAAGCATTAAA ATCTTGCTTTGATGTTTGTGGGGATGATGATCCCTGCCCTACTGCTACTGATTCAAGGGAGCAACCAAGTAGGGAATCTGCATCACAAATAGATCATCATAGAAGTGCCAACTGTAATGGTGAAATTTTGGAAAGAAGTGCTTCTGTACCCTCAAACTTGGTCAATAGAGGGTCCCACAAGTTCTTAAGTGGTTCCCTGATACCTGAACATGTTCTTTCTCCTTACAGGAATGACCCAGCAAG GAATGAGTGTCATCAGAAAAATACATGCAACAGGAACCGTAGTGGGCCCCTATCCCGCCAAATGAAAGATTCACGATCACATCTGCCTG TTGAACCTGAGGAGCAACCTGAAGGAAAAGTTATCCAGCGAAGGGGGCGTTTTCAGGTTACATCAGATAGTATTGCTCAAAAG GTAGCTTCatcagcaagcagcagcaggtgcTCAAATTTACCAATCGGAGTAACACGACCATCTTTTCATCCATCAACAATTCTTCCAACACTAGAATTCTTGATACAGCAAAGTACCATGCAAAAG GAAGTGCTAAGTAGACTGATTTCTTCAATTGAGGAAATATCTG ctgctgctgatgccGGTACAACTGGTTCGTCTCAG TCATCTGGAGCGCATTTCAGAGAGAAGGAACTGCAATCGTACATCGCCAACTTGCAGCAAag TGTCACCGAACTTGCTGAGGAAGTCCAAAGattaaagctaaaaaattcTAAG CTGGAGGAGCAGATAAATGCAGTCCccaaaaaagatgaaaagttGCGAACAGAGGATACCCGACAACAATGA
- the LOC102699413 gene encoding serine/threonine-protein kinase 10 isoform X3 produces the protein MSLIDHPNLLRAYCSFTNGHQLWVVMPYMAAGSALHIMKTSFPDGFEEPVIATLLREVLKALVYLHSQGHIHRDVKAGNILIDTNGAVKLGDFGVSACMFDTGNRQRARNTFVGTPCWMAPEVMQQLHGYDYKADIWSFGITALELAHGHAPFSKYPPMKVLLMTLQNAPPGLDYERDKRFSKSFKDLVATCLVKDPRKRPSSEKLLKHSFFKHARTTEFLARSILDGLPPLGERFRELKGKEADLLLSNKLGSESKEQLSQKEYIRGISGWNFNLEDLKNAAALIDSTNGTCHLDGVNSKVKDGLQEANEPENIYQGQANQVASARHEDEIQEVEDLDGALASSFPSRPLEALKSCFDVCGDDDPCPTATDSREQPSRESASQIDHHRSANCNGEILERSASVPSNLVNRGSHKFLSGSLIPEHVLSPYRNDPARNECHQKNTCNRNRSGPLSRQMKDSRSHLPVEPEEQPEGKVIQRRGRFQVTSDSIAQKVASSASSSRCSNLPIGVTRPSFHPSTILPTLEFLIQQSTMQKEVLSRLISSIEEISAAADAGTTGSSQSSGAHFREKELQSYIANLQQSVTELAEEVQRLKLKNSKLEEQINAVPKKDEKLRTEDTRQQ, from the exons ATGAGCTTGATTGATCATCCAAATCTTCTTCGAGCATATTGCTCGTTTACAAATGGTCATCAGCTTTGGGTTGTTATGCCTTACATGGCTGCTGGATCAGCTCTACACATTATGAAAACTTCTTTTCCAGATGGGTTTGAGGAGCCAGTCATTGCAACTCTTTTGAGGGAAGTTCTTAAAGCTCTTGTGTACCTACACTCCCAAGGGCATATTCACAGAGATGTAAAG GCTGGAAATATCCTAATAGATACAAATGGAGCTGTTAAGCTAGGAGACTTTGGAGTATCAGCCTGCATGTTTGATACTGGGAATAGGCAAAGAGCACGAAACACTTTTGTAGGAACCCCATGCTG GATGGCTCCTGAAGTCATGCAACAACTGCATGGTTATGATTACAA AGCTGACATTTGGTCATTTGGGATAACGGCATTGGAACTAGCACATGGTCATGCTCCATTCTCAAAGTACCCTCCAATGAAG GTGTTGCTTATGACCTTGCAAAATGCACCACCAGGTCTAGACTACGAGAGGGACAAGCGATTTTCAAAG TCTTTCAAGGACTTGGTTGCAACATGCTTAGTCAAAGATCCACGCAAGCGTCCCTCTTCAGAAAAGCTCTTGAAGCATTCTTTTTTTAAGCATGCACGTACAACTGAATTTCTTGCCCGGAGTATTCTTGATGGCCTCCCCCCACTGGGTGAACGCTTTAGGGAATTGAAG GGAAAAGAGGCTGACTTGCTTCTTAGTAATAAGCTTGGTTCAGAGAGCAAGGAGCAGCTATCACAG AAAGAGTACATACGAGGCATCAGTGGTTGGAACTTCAATCTGGAGGACCTGAAAAATGCAGCTGCTCTT ATAGACAGTACAAACGGAACGTGCCATTTAGATGGTGTCAACAGCAAAGTTAAGGATGGTTTACAAGAAGCTAATGAGCCAGAAAATATTTACCAGGGACAGGCTAACCAGGTTGCTTCTGCAAGGCATGAG GACGAGATACAAGAGGTCGAAGATTTGGATGGTGCTCTTGCTTCCTCTTTCCCAAGCCGCCCCCTCGAAGCATTAAA ATCTTGCTTTGATGTTTGTGGGGATGATGATCCCTGCCCTACTGCTACTGATTCAAGGGAGCAACCAAGTAGGGAATCTGCATCACAAATAGATCATCATAGAAGTGCCAACTGTAATGGTGAAATTTTGGAAAGAAGTGCTTCTGTACCCTCAAACTTGGTCAATAGAGGGTCCCACAAGTTCTTAAGTGGTTCCCTGATACCTGAACATGTTCTTTCTCCTTACAGGAATGACCCAGCAAG GAATGAGTGTCATCAGAAAAATACATGCAACAGGAACCGTAGTGGGCCCCTATCCCGCCAAATGAAAGATTCACGATCACATCTGCCTG TTGAACCTGAGGAGCAACCTGAAGGAAAAGTTATCCAGCGAAGGGGGCGTTTTCAGGTTACATCAGATAGTATTGCTCAAAAG GTAGCTTCatcagcaagcagcagcaggtgcTCAAATTTACCAATCGGAGTAACACGACCATCTTTTCATCCATCAACAATTCTTCCAACACTAGAATTCTTGATACAGCAAAGTACCATGCAAAAG GAAGTGCTAAGTAGACTGATTTCTTCAATTGAGGAAATATCTG ctgctgctgatgccGGTACAACTGGTTCGTCTCAG TCATCTGGAGCGCATTTCAGAGAGAAGGAACTGCAATCGTACATCGCCAACTTGCAGCAAag TGTCACCGAACTTGCTGAGGAAGTCCAAAGattaaagctaaaaaattcTAAG CTGGAGGAGCAGATAAATGCAGTCCccaaaaaagatgaaaagttGCGAACAGAGGATACCCGACAACAATGA